In the Pseudomonadales bacterium genome, TATAACGGTTCGGCTGCAGAGCTAGAGACAGCTACAGCAGGTATAACAGGTTTTTGGATCGACCCTTCACGTGGCCAGTTATTAAAAATTAAAGGCCAGTCTGCAACACTCAGTGAGCGAATTGATCAAGGCGGTGTTGTGGGTTATATCATCCTTGGTTTAGCCCTTGTGGGTATCTTGTTGGCATGTTACCGCATGCTTGTCTTATCCGCTGAAGCGGCCCGTATTCGCAAGCAAATGAACACCGAAGAAGTTCAAGAAGACAATGTCTTAGGGCGTGTTATGTCAGTTTACAATAAGCATAAAGGCACAGACGTTGAAACACTTGAGTTGCATCTAGCAGAAGCAATTTCTGCGGAAATTCCTAAGCTGACCAGAGGTATTAATTGGATAAAAATTATTTCAGTGGTCGCACCGTTATTGGGCCTGCTAGGTACTGTGACCGGTATGATTGACGTATTTGAAACCATGTCATTATTCGGCACAGGTGATCCTAAACTGATGGCTGGTGGTATCTCTCAGGCGCTTATAACCACTGTATTAGGTTTGGTCGCGGCTATTCCCTGTGTATTCTTGCATACTATGGCTAATAACAAGTCGAAAGAATTAATTTTTGTGTTAGATGAACGTGCTACCGGCATTTTAGCGCGCAAAGCTGAGGCGCTTCAAGGTGTGAAATCTATGCCAGAAGCAGCCTAAGCACGAATTTAATTAAAGAAAGCTGAATAGAGAGATAATGGCAATGATTGATGCATTATACGAACCAGTTTACCTATTTTTGGAAAGAGGTGGTGATGTTCTTTATGCGATTGCGGCGGTCATTTTTTTGCTTTGGTTATTCATTCTAGAAAGGACAGCGTATTTAATATTTTCCCATAATAAAATTGTTGATTTAGCTGTTCAAGAATGGGAGACCCGTGAGGAAAGAACCTCCTGGTCGGCACATAGAATTCGTGAAGACCTTATTTCAGGCGTAAAAATGCAGCTCGAAAGCAACATGTCTTTGATTAAAATGTTAGTTGGCTTATGTCCTTTGTTTGGTTTGTTGGGAACTGTCACCGGTATGATTGCTGTGTTTGATGTAATGGCGTTTATTGGTAACGGTAGCCCTAAAGCTATGGCTGCGGGTATTTCAAAAGCCACCATTCCGACCATGGCGGGTATGGTCGGTGCTTTGACTGGTGTTTTGGGTCAATCAGTGTTAGATCGTTATATCAAACGAGAAAAATCACATATAGATGATTTGATGACATTTGATCATTAATTGAGTTAAAAATAGTTGATATGCAGCCATTCACTAATAAGGTAGAAATATGAGACGCAGTTTTTCAAATATTGCCGCGGAAACCGATGAAACAGAAATCGACATTACGCCAATGCTAGATGTCGTTTTTATCATGTTGATCTTTTTTATTGTAACGGCCTCTTTTGTCAAAGAATCTGGCATTGAAGTAAATCGCCCAGAGGCTTCAACTTCCCAATCAAAACCAAGGGCCAGTATCTTGGTGGCGATTAATGATTTAGGTGAAATCTGGATCAATAAACGTAAAGTTGAAGAGGGGCAGGTTCGTGCAAATATTGAGCGTTTGCACGCTGAAAACCCTCAGGGCAGTGTTGTTGTTCAGGCCGATGAAGAAGCTAAAACCAAGGTTCTTGTCGCAGTTATGGATGCCGCTCGTGAAGCAGGTGTTCGAGATGTTTCTCTCGCAACTGATAAAAAATAGGCCTCTATGATGACAGTGCCTCAGTCCTCAGAAAATATAAATGGAGAGAGTTTGCTACAAGTTTTACCCAGACTGCTTGCAGCCTTTGTATTAGCTTTGCTG is a window encoding:
- a CDS encoding MotA/TolQ/ExbB proton channel family protein; its protein translation is MKKKISVCLASAILSVSAISMQSQAQGLDLDQLLNLVKKGQAQDNKEHNARIKRFLADKKQQESLLLKEQAERNRLEQLSADKEAEFAANETQLAQQQERLTERLGSLKELFGVLQQVAGDSKGIFEASIISSQVPGREQFLADLIIKAGSSSELPSIAELEKLWFEMQREMTYSGKIARYKTDVVLPTGDTVAKDVVRVGSFNAISDGQYLVYDFEAKKLVELASQPGARYNGSAAELETATAGITGFWIDPSRGQLLKIKGQSATLSERIDQGGVVGYIILGLALVGILLACYRMLVLSAEAARIRKQMNTEEVQEDNVLGRVMSVYNKHKGTDVETLELHLAEAISAEIPKLTRGINWIKIISVVAPLLGLLGTVTGMIDVFETMSLFGTGDPKLMAGGISQALITTVLGLVAAIPCVFLHTMANNKSKELIFVLDERATGILARKAEALQGVKSMPEAA
- a CDS encoding MotA/TolQ/ExbB proton channel family protein codes for the protein MIDALYEPVYLFLERGGDVLYAIAAVIFLLWLFILERTAYLIFSHNKIVDLAVQEWETREERTSWSAHRIREDLISGVKMQLESNMSLIKMLVGLCPLFGLLGTVTGMIAVFDVMAFIGNGSPKAMAAGISKATIPTMAGMVGALTGVLGQSVLDRYIKREKSHIDDLMTFDH
- a CDS encoding biopolymer transporter ExbD translates to MRRSFSNIAAETDETEIDITPMLDVVFIMLIFFIVTASFVKESGIEVNRPEASTSQSKPRASILVAINDLGEIWINKRKVEEGQVRANIERLHAENPQGSVVVQADEEAKTKVLVAVMDAAREAGVRDVSLATDKK